A genomic stretch from Mycobacterium cookii includes:
- a CDS encoding sensor domain-containing protein, with product MTVSALKQIDHTQRHTPAELAIAGAGGQQYQLLVDHSPVAICVHVDGRYVYVNETLVRNMAARSADQLLGRKITDFVHPDSLAAVRQHIASRREYGDRTPPLEMMIVTLDGATRAVEALAIRTRWEGRPAHKVVFRDLTMQKATEANLRFQAALVAHVSDAIISTTTSGYVTSWNPAAEVIYRRPAVDALGLPIGGVLGADLDLAAIVASGGVVHTTHRVGDGSELTVRVSVSRMDDGFVVSCANQTALRRAERQCQMVVASLQEGVVVITADGTVESVNPATLRIFGAPVAGVDIVEFAKVAEVSVYDANGRLLSWDERPVMETLKRSPRRGCIYGLDRLSDGERIWVSINWSLLDPADPERSSVLMSIVDITEQHNAHQQLAYQATHDVLTGLPNRAHLVALINDAIGSAEYRWGAVLFIDLDKFKVINDELGHHAGDTVLEVASQRLRAALGPDDIVGRVGGDEFVALLAAPIQRVKVNALVRRLHTALRKPIRIRDEGPCAPTIRAHVSASIGVVAVQPDEQRCAAEMLRAADAAMYRAKETGAATCHSSDAADVVVRRQKPNRRAAQPVRAGMTG from the coding sequence GTGACGGTAAGCGCCCTGAAACAGATCGACCACACGCAGCGTCATACTCCGGCCGAACTGGCTATCGCCGGCGCGGGCGGACAGCAGTATCAATTGCTGGTCGATCACAGCCCGGTCGCCATTTGTGTGCACGTCGACGGTCGCTACGTCTACGTCAACGAGACCTTGGTGCGCAACATGGCGGCGCGGTCGGCAGACCAGCTGCTCGGGCGCAAGATCACCGACTTCGTTCATCCGGACTCCCTGGCCGCGGTGCGTCAGCACATAGCGTCACGGCGGGAGTACGGCGACAGGACCCCACCCCTGGAGATGATGATCGTCACGCTCGACGGCGCCACCCGTGCGGTAGAGGCGCTGGCGATCCGGACGCGGTGGGAGGGCCGGCCCGCGCACAAGGTGGTCTTCCGGGACCTCACGATGCAGAAAGCCACCGAGGCGAATCTGCGCTTCCAGGCCGCTTTGGTGGCCCACGTCAGCGACGCCATCATCTCCACCACCACCTCCGGGTATGTGACCAGCTGGAATCCGGCGGCGGAGGTGATCTACCGGCGGCCGGCTGTCGACGCGTTGGGCCTGCCGATCGGCGGGGTCCTGGGGGCCGATCTCGACCTGGCGGCGATCGTCGCGAGCGGAGGAGTGGTACACACTACGCACCGGGTCGGTGACGGATCGGAGCTGACGGTGCGGGTCTCGGTGTCCAGGATGGACGACGGATTTGTGGTGTCGTGCGCGAATCAGACGGCGCTGCGGCGCGCTGAGCGGCAGTGCCAGATGGTGGTGGCGTCGCTGCAAGAAGGTGTCGTCGTCATCACGGCAGACGGCACGGTGGAATCGGTCAACCCGGCGACGCTGCGTATTTTCGGCGCGCCGGTGGCGGGCGTCGATATCGTCGAGTTCGCGAAAGTGGCGGAGGTGTCGGTATACGACGCGAACGGTCGGCTGCTCAGCTGGGACGAGCGCCCGGTCATGGAGACCCTCAAGCGCTCTCCGCGCCGAGGATGCATCTACGGCCTCGATCGACTGAGCGACGGTGAACGGATCTGGGTGTCGATCAACTGGTCGCTGCTGGACCCCGCCGATCCGGAGCGGTCGTCGGTGTTGATGTCGATCGTCGACATCACCGAGCAACACAATGCCCATCAGCAGCTGGCGTACCAGGCCACCCACGATGTCCTGACCGGGTTGCCCAACCGCGCCCACCTGGTGGCGTTGATCAACGATGCGATCGGGTCTGCCGAATATCGCTGGGGTGCAGTCCTTTTCATCGATCTCGACAAGTTCAAAGTCATCAATGACGAGCTGGGCCACCACGCCGGCGATACGGTTCTCGAGGTGGCGTCGCAGCGGCTCCGGGCAGCGTTGGGCCCCGACGACATCGTCGGCCGGGTCGGCGGCGACGAGTTCGTCGCGTTGTTGGCCGCTCCGATACAGCGCGTTAAAGTCAATGCCCTTGTCCGGCGGTTACATACGGCGCTGCGCAAGCCGATCCGCATCCGCGATGAAGGCCCCTGCGCGCCGACGATCCGCGCCCACGTCAGCGCCAGCATCGGCGTCGTCGCGGTGCAACCCGACGAGCAGCGCTGCGCCGCAGAGATGTTGCGCGCCGCCGACGCCGCGATGTACCGAGCCAAGGAGACTGGTGCGGCGACGTGCCACTCCAGTGACGCCGCCGATGTGGTGGTGCGACGCCAGAAGCCCAACCGCCGTGCCGCGCAGCCGGTTCGGGCGGGAATGACGGGCTAG
- a CDS encoding NUDIX hydrolase, giving the protein MSDGEKSQPRRRRGRRRGRRSAGSSESQTTGKEIAAGGTPANAAKPGQRRRGPERLRTVHETSAGGLVIDGLDGPREEQVAALIGRVDRRGRMLWSLPKGHIELGETAEETAIREVAEETGIQGSVLAALGRIDYWFVTDGRRVHKTVHHYLMRCSGGELSDEDLEVAEVAWVPIPELPSRLAYADERKLAEVADELIGKLQTDGPAALPPLPPSSPRRRPQTHSRTRIRRPDESVRGRQNGRGSGP; this is encoded by the coding sequence GTGTCCGACGGCGAAAAATCGCAACCGCGTCGGCGTCGGGGGAGGCGCCGCGGTCGGCGCTCAGCGGGATCGAGCGAAAGCCAAACCACCGGCAAAGAGATAGCCGCCGGCGGCACGCCCGCCAACGCCGCCAAGCCCGGCCAACGCCGTCGCGGGCCGGAGCGGCTGCGCACGGTGCACGAGACGTCGGCGGGCGGGCTGGTGATCGACGGCCTCGACGGTCCGCGTGAAGAGCAGGTCGCCGCGCTGATCGGCCGCGTCGACCGGCGCGGCCGGATGCTGTGGTCGCTGCCCAAGGGCCACATCGAACTCGGCGAGACGGCCGAGGAGACCGCGATCCGCGAGGTCGCCGAGGAGACCGGGATTCAAGGCAGCGTGTTGGCCGCACTGGGCCGCATCGACTACTGGTTCGTCACAGACGGACGCCGGGTGCACAAGACCGTGCACCACTATCTGATGCGCTGCTCGGGCGGAGAGCTGTCCGACGAGGATCTCGAGGTCGCCGAGGTGGCGTGGGTGCCGATCCCCGAACTGCCGTCGCGGCTGGCCTACGCCGACGAGCGCAAGCTCGCCGAGGTGGCTGACGAGCTGATCGGCAAGCTGCAGACCGACGGCCCGGCGGCGCTGCCACCGCTGCCGCCCAGTTCTCCGCGGCGCCGGCCGCAGACCCACTCGCGCACCCGAATTCGCCGGCCCGACGAATCTGTGCGCGGCCGCCAGAACGGTCGCGGTTCAGGCCCGTGA
- the mbtM gene encoding long-chain-fatty acid--ACP ligase MbtM → MSVLATALSGAMRSSAHDLVVFDREADGWIRHPWPQVQARAESVAARILDEPRPGAVGLVGEPTADVVAAVQGAWLAGRSVSILPGPVRGADPQQWAHATLTRFAGLRVDTVFSHGAELDLLRGADGPAVLDVSAVARKELSTTLVPVDAAAGAPAVLQGTAGSTGSPRTAQLSAEAVLNNMNGLLTRFDVDPAVDGGCTWLPLYHDMGLTFLLSGALAGTPVWLAPTAAFTASPFRWLRWLSESGMTLTAAPNMAYSMIGKYARLVSDVDLGRVRVSINGGEPVDCTAMERFANALSAFGFDAGALAPSYGLAESTCAVTIPAPGTGLLYDEITSPATDSGPRRHAVLGSPIPGMEVRIGAVAERPAELPDRDVGEIEIRGTSMMSGYLGDTPLEPGAWFPTGDLGYLTDDGLVVCGRAKEIITIAGRNVFPAEIERVAAEIRGVREGAVVAVGTDDDSTRPGLVITAEFRGPDEAGARRELVAKVASECGIVPANVVFVRPGSLPRTSSGKLRRLEVKRNLATATT, encoded by the coding sequence GTGAGCGTGCTGGCCACCGCCCTGTCGGGGGCGATGCGCTCGTCAGCCCACGACCTCGTCGTCTTCGACCGGGAAGCCGACGGCTGGATACGGCACCCGTGGCCGCAGGTGCAGGCCCGCGCCGAGAGCGTCGCCGCACGCATCCTCGACGAGCCACGGCCCGGCGCGGTCGGTCTGGTCGGCGAGCCCACCGCGGACGTCGTCGCGGCCGTCCAGGGAGCCTGGCTGGCCGGGCGCAGCGTGTCGATTCTGCCCGGACCGGTCCGCGGCGCCGACCCGCAGCAGTGGGCGCACGCGACGCTGACGCGGTTCGCCGGGCTGAGGGTGGACACGGTGTTCAGCCACGGCGCCGAACTCGATCTGCTGCGCGGGGCCGACGGCCCGGCGGTGCTCGACGTGAGTGCCGTTGCGCGTAAAGAGCTCTCGACCACGTTGGTACCCGTCGATGCCGCCGCAGGCGCGCCCGCGGTCCTGCAGGGCACCGCGGGTTCGACCGGAAGCCCCCGCACCGCACAGCTTTCCGCCGAAGCGGTGCTGAACAACATGAACGGTCTGCTCACCCGATTCGACGTCGACCCCGCCGTCGACGGCGGATGCACCTGGCTGCCGCTGTATCACGACATGGGCCTGACCTTTCTGCTCAGCGGTGCGCTGGCCGGGACGCCGGTCTGGCTGGCGCCGACCGCGGCGTTCACCGCGTCGCCATTCCGGTGGCTGCGGTGGCTCAGCGAAAGCGGGATGACACTGACCGCAGCGCCGAATATGGCCTACAGCATGATCGGTAAGTACGCGCGGCTGGTATCCGACGTCGACCTGGGCCGGGTGCGAGTGTCGATCAACGGCGGCGAACCCGTCGACTGTACGGCGATGGAGCGGTTCGCGAACGCGTTGAGCGCGTTCGGGTTTGACGCCGGGGCACTCGCCCCGTCCTACGGGCTGGCCGAATCCACCTGCGCGGTCACCATCCCCGCCCCGGGCACCGGCCTGCTGTATGACGAGATCACTTCTCCGGCAACAGATTCGGGACCGCGACGGCACGCCGTGCTCGGCTCGCCGATCCCCGGGATGGAAGTTCGCATCGGCGCGGTCGCCGAGCGTCCCGCCGAGCTGCCCGACCGCGACGTCGGCGAGATCGAGATCCGCGGTACCTCGATGATGTCGGGCTACCTCGGCGACACCCCGCTGGAGCCCGGCGCCTGGTTTCCGACCGGCGACCTCGGCTACCTCACCGACGACGGGCTGGTCGTCTGCGGGCGGGCCAAAGAGATCATCACCATCGCGGGCCGCAACGTCTTCCCTGCCGAGATCGAACGGGTCGCCGCCGAAATACGCGGTGTCCGTGAGGGAGCCGTCGTCGCGGTGGGCACCGACGACGACTCGACCCGGCCCGGTCTGGTGATCACCGCCGAATTCCGCGGCCCCGACGAAGCCGGCGCCCGCCGCGAGCTGGTCGCCAAAGTCGCCTCCGAATGCGGCATCGTGCCGGCCAACGTGGTGTTCGTCCGGCCCGGTTCGCTGCCACGCACCTCGTCGGGCAAGCTGCGCCGCCTGGAAGTCAAACGCAACCTGGCGACCGCGACCACGTGA
- a CDS encoding acyl carrier protein yields MNVEESHPDSVSAALTAILRDDLNIDTSRVTPDSRLVDDVGLDSVAFAVGMVAIEDKLGVVVSEQELLGCDTVGDLEDVIRAKVPVGQ; encoded by the coding sequence ATGAACGTCGAGGAGTCACACCCTGACTCGGTAAGCGCCGCGCTGACCGCGATCCTGCGCGACGACCTCAACATCGACACCAGCCGGGTGACCCCGGATTCGCGGCTGGTGGACGACGTGGGCCTGGACTCGGTGGCGTTCGCGGTGGGCATGGTGGCGATCGAGGACAAACTCGGAGTCGTGGTGTCCGAACAAGAGTTGCTGGGCTGCGACACCGTCGGCGATTTGGAAGACGTCATCCGGGCAAAGGTCCCGGTCGGCCAGTGA
- a CDS encoding CCA tRNA nucleotidyltransferase: protein MPEPTDDAELLAAAAVALHRHADVLSGLGSLFATAGHQLYLVGGSVRDAVLGRLDTGDLDFATDARPEQVQKLLRPWADALWDTGIEFGTVGAEKDHRRLEITTFRADRYDRVSRNPQVAFGDSLDDDLVRRDFTVNAMAVRVAATGAAEFVDPLGGLAAVRAGVLDTPAKPADSFGDDPLRMLRAARFVSQLGFAVAPRVRTAIEDMAAELGRITVERVAVELDKLLLGDNPVAGIDLMVQTGMGDVVLPDVGGMQMAIDEHHQHKDVYQHSLTVLRQAIALEDEGPDLVLRWAALLHDIGKPATRKHEPDGGVSFHHHEVVGAKMVRKRLRALKYSRHIVDDVSQLVYLHLRFHGYGDGKWTDSAVRRYVTDAGPLLPQLHKLVRADCTTRNRRRAARLQANYDDLEARIAELAAKEDLQRVRPDLDGNEIMQLLGIPAGPQVGEAWRHLKELRLDRGPLTHEEATAELLSWWQARGNR, encoded by the coding sequence GTGCCGGAACCCACTGACGATGCGGAGCTGCTGGCCGCCGCCGCGGTCGCCTTGCACAGGCACGCCGACGTCCTGAGCGGGCTCGGCTCGCTGTTCGCGACGGCCGGCCACCAGCTCTACCTGGTCGGCGGCTCGGTGCGCGACGCGGTGCTGGGCCGACTCGACACCGGGGACCTGGATTTCGCCACCGACGCACGCCCCGAGCAGGTGCAGAAACTGCTGCGGCCGTGGGCCGACGCGTTGTGGGACACCGGGATCGAGTTCGGCACCGTCGGCGCCGAGAAGGACCACCGTCGCCTCGAGATCACCACCTTCCGGGCCGATCGCTACGACCGGGTGTCCCGCAATCCGCAGGTGGCCTTCGGCGACTCGCTCGACGACGACCTGGTGCGTCGGGATTTCACCGTGAACGCGATGGCAGTGCGCGTCGCCGCCACCGGCGCGGCCGAATTCGTCGACCCCCTGGGCGGCTTGGCCGCGGTGCGGGCCGGGGTGCTGGACACGCCCGCCAAGCCCGCCGATTCGTTCGGCGACGACCCGCTTCGGATGCTGCGGGCAGCGCGGTTCGTCTCGCAACTCGGTTTCGCCGTCGCCCCGCGGGTGCGGACCGCGATCGAGGACATGGCGGCCGAACTCGGCAGGATCACCGTCGAGCGAGTCGCCGTCGAGCTGGACAAGCTGCTGCTGGGCGACAACCCGGTCGCCGGCATCGACCTGATGGTGCAGACCGGGATGGGCGACGTGGTGCTGCCCGACGTCGGCGGCATGCAGATGGCGATCGACGAGCATCACCAGCACAAGGACGTCTACCAGCATTCGTTGACGGTGCTGCGACAGGCCATCGCCTTGGAGGACGAGGGGCCCGACCTGGTGCTGCGCTGGGCGGCGCTGCTGCACGACATCGGCAAGCCGGCCACCCGAAAGCACGAACCCGACGGCGGGGTCAGCTTCCATCACCACGAGGTCGTCGGCGCCAAGATGGTCCGAAAACGCCTGCGCGCCTTGAAGTATTCGAGACATATCGTCGACGACGTCTCGCAACTGGTGTACCTGCATCTTCGGTTCCACGGCTACGGCGACGGCAAGTGGACCGACTCTGCGGTGCGCCGCTACGTCACCGACGCCGGCCCGCTGCTTCCGCAGCTGCACAAGCTGGTCCGCGCGGACTGCACCACCCGCAACAGGCGGCGGGCGGCACGTTTGCAGGCCAACTACGACGACCTCGAGGCGCGCATCGCCGAACTGGCCGCCAAGGAAGACCTGCAGCGGGTGCGCCCGGATCTGGACGGCAACGAGATCATGCAGTTGCTGGGCATTCCGGCGGGCCCTCAGGTGGGGGAGGCCTGGCGTCACCTCAAGGAGCTGCGGCTGGATCGCGGCCCGCTGACCCACGAGGAGGCGACCGCCGAGCTGCTGTCCTGGTGGCAAGCCCGCGGGAACCGATAG
- the murJ gene encoding murein biosynthesis integral membrane protein MurJ: MNPAGRSAPHGGATRQKPRSKRSPGPPTGPLPPTGHVPSQGTSPQPRPELSDAALVSRSWGMALATLVSRVTGFARIVVLAAILGAALSSAFSVANQLPNLVAALVLEATFTAIFVPVLARAEQDDADGGAAFMRRLVTLATAVLLAATLLSVAAAPLLVQLMLGRSPQVNEPLTTAFAYLLLPQVIFYGLSSVFMAILNTRNVFGPPAWAPVINNVVAIATLGAYLLAPGELSVDPVKMGNAKLLVLGIGTTLGVFAQTAVLLVAIRRQRISLRPLWGIDDRLKRFGTMAAAMVFYVLISQIGLIVTNQIASTAAASGPAIYNYTWLVLMLPFGMIGVTVLTVVMPRLSRNAAADDTAAVLADLSLAIRLTMITLIPVVAFMTVGGSAMGSALFAYGHFGDVDAGYLGSAIALSAFTLLPYAVVLLQLRVFYAREQPWIPIVIIVIITAVKIAASLVAPHVTDKPELVAGYLGLANGLGFLAGAIAGYILLRKALRPPGGHLIGVPELRTILVTITASLLAGLIAYVVDVLLGMQRLTAYGGGAGSLLRLFVLAVIMLPILAVVMVRGQVPEAQAAWAVLRRWIGATPARGKAAPPPASGRSAPVAAGNPMGSDQLLRSSNVTYPEHRNSSDRADYPAREPVRHGRPEHLTGEGLRRGPGMTDGPSDSTSAKAAPDPFSSSVADEFHPDVPTDLHVGTVAAPEDPTPPNGGPSPDPPRGDAVAASPGPSDEQHLVPGASIARGRYRLLVFHGGAPHLQFWQALDTALNRQVALTFVDPDGALSDEYVREILSRTMRLSRLDKLGIARVLDVVHTGTGGLVVSEWVRGGSLQEVAETSPSAVGAARAMQTLAAAAESAHHAGVALSIDHPSRVRVSIEGDVVLAFPATIPDANPEDDIRGIGAALYALLVNRWPLPESGEPSGMDPAPRGPGGQPVEPSSLDGDIPFQISAAATHSLHGDGGIRSAATLLNLLQQATAVADRTELLSPVAEETPPPTSAPPVRTPSPLFEEEQAHLRRRRAVTIGIGVGAAVIVVALVVLASVLSRIFGDVGGLDKDQLGLNGPSASSTASPAAAGSVVKPVGVTVFSPGQEPDNPGQARQAIDGNPATAWDTDTYHDAVPFPAFKSGVGLLLQLPQPTVVGTVSVDVPSTGTKIQIRSAATASPGKLDDTTALGQPVAMHPGHNTIAVNASSPTSYLLVWIPTLGTTNGQSRTSISELTVQAKS, translated from the coding sequence ATGAACCCCGCCGGCCGGTCCGCACCGCACGGCGGCGCTACCCGCCAGAAACCCCGCTCGAAGCGCAGCCCGGGCCCTCCCACCGGCCCGCTGCCGCCGACCGGGCACGTCCCGTCGCAGGGCACGTCGCCGCAGCCGCGTCCCGAGCTGTCCGACGCCGCCTTGGTGTCGCGGTCGTGGGGAATGGCGTTGGCGACCCTGGTCAGCCGCGTCACCGGATTCGCCCGGATCGTGGTGCTGGCCGCGATCCTGGGCGCCGCGTTGTCCAGCGCGTTCTCGGTGGCCAACCAGCTGCCGAATCTGGTCGCCGCGCTGGTGCTCGAGGCCACGTTCACCGCGATCTTCGTACCCGTGCTCGCCCGCGCCGAGCAGGACGACGCCGACGGCGGCGCGGCGTTCATGCGCCGGCTGGTGACGCTGGCGACCGCAGTGCTGCTGGCCGCCACCCTGCTGTCGGTGGCCGCCGCACCGTTACTGGTACAGCTGATGCTGGGCCGCAGCCCTCAGGTGAACGAGCCGCTGACCACGGCGTTCGCCTACCTGCTCCTTCCGCAGGTGATCTTCTACGGCCTGTCCTCGGTGTTCATGGCAATCCTGAACACCCGCAACGTGTTCGGGCCACCGGCCTGGGCGCCGGTGATCAACAATGTCGTCGCGATCGCGACACTAGGCGCCTACCTGCTCGCACCGGGTGAGCTGTCGGTGGACCCGGTGAAAATGGGCAACGCCAAGCTGCTGGTGCTGGGGATCGGCACGACGCTGGGCGTGTTCGCGCAGACCGCCGTCCTGCTGGTCGCCATCCGGCGCCAACGCATCAGCCTGCGCCCGCTGTGGGGAATCGACGACCGCCTCAAGCGCTTCGGCACGATGGCCGCCGCCATGGTGTTCTACGTGCTGATCAGCCAGATCGGTCTGATCGTCACCAACCAGATCGCCAGCACCGCGGCCGCGTCCGGTCCGGCGATCTACAACTACACCTGGCTGGTGTTGATGCTGCCGTTCGGCATGATCGGCGTGACCGTGCTGACGGTGGTGATGCCGCGGCTGAGCCGCAACGCCGCCGCCGACGACACCGCCGCGGTGCTCGCCGACCTGTCGCTGGCTATTCGGTTGACGATGATCACGCTGATCCCTGTTGTCGCGTTCATGACCGTCGGCGGGTCGGCGATGGGCAGCGCGCTGTTCGCCTACGGCCACTTCGGCGACGTCGACGCCGGCTACCTGGGCTCGGCGATCGCTTTATCGGCGTTCACGCTGCTCCCCTACGCGGTGGTGTTGCTGCAGTTGCGGGTCTTCTATGCCCGCGAGCAGCCCTGGATACCGATCGTGATCATCGTCATCATCACGGCCGTCAAGATCGCCGCGTCGCTGGTCGCGCCGCACGTCACCGACAAGCCCGAGCTGGTCGCGGGTTACCTGGGACTGGCCAACGGCCTGGGTTTCCTGGCCGGCGCGATCGCCGGCTACATCCTGCTGCGCAAGGCGCTACGGCCGCCGGGCGGTCATCTGATCGGCGTGCCGGAGTTGCGGACCATCCTGGTGACGATCACCGCGTCGCTGCTCGCCGGATTGATCGCCTACGTGGTGGACGTGTTGTTGGGCATGCAGCGGCTGACCGCCTACGGGGGCGGCGCCGGCTCGCTGCTGCGGCTGTTCGTGCTCGCGGTGATCATGCTGCCGATCCTGGCCGTCGTCATGGTCCGCGGGCAGGTGCCGGAGGCGCAGGCGGCGTGGGCCGTCCTCCGCCGCTGGATCGGCGCGACGCCGGCCCGCGGTAAGGCCGCCCCGCCGCCCGCTTCCGGCAGGTCAGCACCCGTTGCCGCAGGCAACCCAATGGGCAGCGATCAGCTGTTGCGCTCCAGTAACGTCACGTACCCTGAGCACAGGAATTCGTCCGATCGGGCGGACTATCCGGCACGGGAGCCCGTTCGGCACGGGCGTCCCGAGCACTTGACCGGGGAGGGGCTGAGGAGAGGACCGGGGATGACCGACGGCCCATCGGACAGCACGTCAGCCAAGGCTGCCCCCGACCCTTTTTCGTCGTCCGTTGCCGACGAATTCCACCCCGACGTCCCCACCGATCTGCACGTCGGCACCGTCGCGGCTCCGGAGGATCCGACTCCGCCCAATGGCGGACCGTCCCCCGATCCACCGCGCGGTGACGCCGTCGCGGCATCGCCAGGCCCCTCCGACGAACAGCACCTGGTTCCCGGCGCGAGCATCGCCCGCGGTCGTTATCGATTGTTGGTATTCCATGGCGGGGCGCCGCACCTGCAGTTCTGGCAGGCGCTGGACACCGCGCTGAACCGACAGGTGGCGTTGACGTTCGTGGACCCGGACGGCGCGCTGTCCGACGAGTACGTCCGCGAAATCCTTTCTCGCACGATGCGCTTGAGCCGCCTCGACAAGCTCGGCATCGCCCGGGTGCTCGACGTCGTGCATACCGGCACCGGTGGCTTGGTGGTCTCGGAGTGGGTTCGCGGTGGGTCGTTGCAGGAAGTGGCCGAGACGTCGCCGTCGGCGGTGGGCGCAGCACGCGCGATGCAGACCCTGGCCGCTGCGGCCGAAAGTGCCCACCACGCCGGCGTCGCGCTGTCGATCGACCATCCCAGCCGAGTACGGGTCAGCATCGAAGGCGACGTGGTGCTGGCGTTTCCCGCGACGATCCCGGACGCCAACCCCGAAGACGACATCCGCGGTATCGGCGCTGCGCTGTACGCCCTGCTGGTCAACCGGTGGCCGCTGCCCGAATCCGGCGAGCCCAGCGGCATGGACCCGGCCCCGCGAGGTCCCGGCGGTCAGCCCGTCGAACCGAGTTCCCTCGACGGCGACATCCCCTTCCAGATCTCCGCAGCGGCCACCCACTCCTTGCACGGTGACGGCGGAATACGCAGCGCGGCAACCCTTTTGAACCTGCTGCAGCAGGCGACGGCGGTAGCCGATCGTACCGAGCTGCTAAGCCCCGTCGCCGAGGAGACGCCGCCGCCGACGTCCGCACCGCCGGTCCGGACGCCCTCGCCGTTATTCGAGGAAGAGCAGGCCCACCTGCGCAGGCGCCGCGCCGTGACCATCGGGATCGGTGTGGGGGCCGCCGTGATCGTCGTCGCGCTGGTAGTCCTGGCTTCGGTGCTCAGCCGCATTTTCGGCGACGTCGGTGGCTTGGACAAAGACCAGCTGGGCCTGAATGGGCCGTCGGCGAGCTCGACCGCCAGTCCAGCGGCGGCCGGCAGCGTCGTCAAACCGGTTGGCGTCACGGTGTTCTCGCCCGGCCAGGAACCCGACAATCCGGGTCAGGCCCGCCAGGCGATCGACGGCAACCCGGCGACCGCGTGGGACACCGATACCTATCACGACGCCGTTCCGTTCCCCGCTTTCAAGAGCGGTGTCGGCCTGCTGCTGCAGCTGCCCCAACCCACCGTGGTCGGCACCGTGAGCGTCGACGTCCCCAGCACCGGAACCAAGATCCAGATCCGCTCGGCGGCGACGGCCTCACCGGGCAAGCTCGACGACACCACCGCACTGGGCCAGCCTGTCGCAATGCATCCGGGCCACAACACCATTGCGGTCAACGCATCGTCACCGACGTCCTACCTGCTGGTGTGGATCCCGACGCTGGGCACCACCAACGGGCAAAGCCGCACCAGCATCTCCGAACTCACCGTGCAGGCCAAGTCGTAA
- a CDS encoding pullulanase translates to MEYCLSNGDGAASMWTRAPDLDLNGDGRLDAVSLDFDGDGLADDALADLDGDGVADHAVLDVHGAGESYFTDDGSGTWTVTAEVPARAGPALRWFGLDGVEHTGGPPTEFGAGARLLDSDGDGLADRVITSADNGVTGYVDTDGDGRWDLKLTDTDGDGAADAAGPVTPKT, encoded by the coding sequence ATGGAGTATTGCCTGAGCAACGGCGACGGGGCGGCGTCGATGTGGACCCGCGCACCGGATCTCGACCTCAACGGTGACGGCCGATTGGACGCGGTCAGCCTGGACTTCGACGGAGACGGCCTGGCCGACGATGCGCTGGCCGACCTGGACGGCGACGGCGTCGCCGATCATGCCGTGCTCGACGTGCACGGCGCCGGGGAAAGCTACTTCACCGACGACGGCTCGGGCACCTGGACGGTGACCGCCGAAGTCCCCGCCCGGGCCGGGCCCGCGCTGCGCTGGTTCGGCCTCGACGGCGTCGAGCACACCGGCGGCCCGCCGACCGAGTTCGGCGCCGGCGCGCGTTTGCTCGACAGCGACGGCGACGGGCTGGCCGACCGCGTCATCACCTCTGCCGACAACGGGGTGACCGGCTACGTGGACACCGACGGCGACGGTCGGTGGGACCTCAAGCTCACCGACACCGATGGCGACGGCGCCGCCGACGCCGCCGGCCCCGTCACGCCCAAAACGTAG
- the sigM gene encoding RNA polymerase sigma factor SigM, giving the protein MAEQRSDAELLAAHVAGDRYAFEQLFYRHHRHLHRLARLTSGSAEDAEDALQEAMVSAHRGAGSFRHDAAVSSWLHRIVVNACLDRLRRNKIHPTVALDDVYPVSDRTAQVETAIAVQRALMHLPVEQRAAVVAVDMHGYSVADTARMLGVAEGTVKSRCARARARLAAILGHLHSDTRRPAG; this is encoded by the coding sequence GTGGCAGAACAACGCAGCGACGCAGAACTGCTGGCTGCTCATGTCGCGGGCGACCGCTACGCCTTCGAGCAGCTCTTCTATCGCCACCACCGACACCTGCACCGGCTCGCCCGGTTGACCAGTGGTAGCGCCGAGGACGCCGAAGACGCTCTGCAAGAGGCGATGGTGTCCGCGCATCGCGGCGCCGGCTCGTTCCGCCACGACGCCGCGGTCAGCAGCTGGTTGCATCGCATCGTGGTGAATGCGTGCCTGGATCGGCTGCGGCGGAACAAGATCCATCCCACCGTCGCGCTCGACGACGTGTACCCGGTGTCGGACCGGACCGCACAGGTCGAGACGGCCATCGCGGTGCAGCGGGCACTGATGCACCTGCCCGTCGAGCAGCGCGCAGCGGTGGTGGCGGTCGACATGCACGGCTACTCGGTTGCCGACACCGCCCGGATGCTCGGTGTGGCCGAAGGCACCGTCAAGAGCCGCTGCGCCCGCGCGCGGGCGCGACTCGCCGCGATACTGGGCCATCTACACAGCGACACGCGTCGCCCGGCTGGCTAG